GTACGAAGGGTCGTTCGAGATCAACACCCTGATCGTGGGACGGGCCATCACCGGGCTTTCGGCGATCGTCTAGTCCCCGCCCGGATACGGCTGCATTTCCCCTGCCTCCACGCGCACGTCCAGGGAGTTGTTCTTCACTGGCATGGGGCAGGTTCCGTAAGGCGTGAAGGCGCTGGGATAGTTGATGGCCCGGTTGAAATCCAGGACCACGGTCGCATTTCCGGATGAATCCGTTCGGGGCCGGGGCACGGCGAGCTTGCGCCAATCATCGGTGGTCCCGCCGTTGGTTTCGTCATGGAACGTGACGGTCAAGGCCCCGAGCTTTTCCTCTTCCGCCTGCAGCCGGACCTCGTGCCTGCCGCCGGGAACGCGAAACACCACCTCGCCCACCGTGCGGTGGATGCCGTCCACCAGGGGGTTGGCGGTGGCGATCGGCACGTCCACAGGCTCCGGATAGGGCTCGAATCTGCCAACAACTTCCCAGTCCGGGTTGTACGCATACGTGGGAACCCCGCGGAATCCGGTGAAGACGGGGGAGTCAGCATCGCGGGTGCGGATGGCGTAGCGGCCTCCCCGCCTGGCCAGCTCAACAACCACCCGGGCCCCGTCCTGGCCGCCGAACTGGACCCACATCAGGGACTCTTCGTCGGCGAGGGCCGCGGATATCGTCCCGTCCACCACCTGCCCTGTCTCTACCAGCGACAGCCCGTCCGCGGGCATTGCGGTGAGTGCCGCCGTCGTACCGTCCGTGGACCAGAGCCCAGGCGCCTGTTCGACGGCGGATGGAGAGTTGTCGAGCCACTGGAAGGAGGTGAGGGTCAGCCAGCCGTGGCGGGCTGCCAGGGCCTTGTTCCGGTTGTCGCGGAAGCGCTGCCAGCGCTCCACTTTCCCGGCTGGAGTGGTGCTCATAATTCCTTTCGGAGGTTCATTGTGCCCGGGTACAACGGCGCCGACCCGGCATTCATTCCGGAAGCACCTGTTGCCCGGAGCTGACATTATCTGAGACGGATTCCCCGGTGGCGCCGCGGTGCGGGTAGCATCTTTAGCTAGTAACGTGGCTCACAGTATCCAGCGCAGTGTACGAGCCAAGTCCGAAACCCTCGAAAGATTGCTTCCATGGCTCACACTGCCGCACATCCCGAAACAGACCTTGCCTCCGAACTGAGGGCAGACGTCCGCCGTGTCTCCACCCTCCTGGGCGAATCCCTGGTCCGCCAGCACGGACCTGAGCTCCTGGACCTCGTGGAGCAGGTCCGCCTCCTGACCAAGGAATCCAAGGAAGCCGCCCGCGGCGGCGCCGATGCTACCGGCCCATGGAGCGCGCACGACGTCGTCGCCCAGGTCCGCGAACTC
This genomic interval from Arthrobacter sp. SLBN-100 contains the following:
- a CDS encoding DUF1684 domain-containing protein, with product MSTTPAGKVERWQRFRDNRNKALAARHGWLTLTSFQWLDNSPSAVEQAPGLWSTDGTTAALTAMPADGLSLVETGQVVDGTISAALADEESLMWVQFGGQDGARVVVELARRGGRYAIRTRDADSPVFTGFRGVPTYAYNPDWEVVGRFEPYPEPVDVPIATANPLVDGIHRTVGEVVFRVPGGRHEVRLQAEEEKLGALTVTFHDETNGGTTDDWRKLAVPRPRTDSSGNATVVLDFNRAINYPSAFTPYGTCPMPVKNNSLDVRVEAGEMQPYPGGD